CGCTGGGCCAGCTCGGGCACTTCGGCCCGCAGGTACCCGTCCTCGTCCAAGTTGCCGATGATCTCGGTGCCGATCCGGCGGAGAACCGGATCCTCGGTGGCGAAGCGCAGTTGCTCCTCCAGGTGGTCGGCCAGGGACGAGTGCGACCGCACCATGTTCTCGAAGGGCAACTCGTCCCGATCCTCCTGCGCCACCAGGGAGCGTTCTTCATGGTCGTCGAACATGACGGCGGTGAGGTCGAACGGGAGATCGTCGGTGCCCCGCTCCCGATCCACCGCCACCGGCTCCACCGGCGGCGCTTCCGGAGCCGACGCGGCCGGCGTGTCGGGCGTGGCCGGCGTCTCCGGGGTCTCCGTGGGGACCTCCTCCAGCAGCGGGTTCTCCAGCAGTTCTTTCTGGACGACCTCCTGGAGCTCGAGGGTGGACAGCTGCAGCAGCTGGATGGCTTGCTGCAGCAGCGGGGTCATCACGACCCGCTGGCTCTGTCGCAGTGAAAGTCGTGTTTCCATGGCCATGGCGAATTTCCCGTGCCGCGAGACTAGAGGGCGAACTTCTCGCCGAGATAGATCTCGCGGGCGATCGGATTGGACGCGATTTCGCTCGCGGTGCCCGAGACGATGATCTTGCCGCCGTACAGGATGTAGGCCCGATCCGTGATCGCGAGCGTCTCGCGGACGTTGTGATCGGTGATGAGGATCCCGATGCCCCGCTCCCGCAAGCGCGCGACGATCTCCTGGATGTCCCCGATGGCGATCGGGTCGATGCCGGTGAACGGCTCGTCGAGCAGCAGGTACCGGGGCGAGGTGACGAGCGCCCGGGTGATCTCCAGACGCCGCCGCTCGCCGCCCGACAGCGTGTACGCCGGGTACCGCGCGAGCGCGGTGAGATCGAGCTCGCCGAGCAGCACCCGCGCGCGGGCGCGTCGCTCGGCCGCCGACAGGTCGAGCGTCTCCAAGATGGCGAGCAGGTTCTCCTCGACAGTGAGCTTGCGGAACACCGAGGATTCCTGGGGCAAGTAGCCGATGCCGAGCCGGCACCGCCGGTACATCGGCAACCCGGTGATCTCGCTGCCCTCGAGAAAGATGCGCCCGCCCTCCGTCGGCAGCAGGCCCACCATCATGTAGAACGAGGTGGTCTTGCCGGCACCGTTGGGGCCGAGCAGGCCCACCACCTCGCCGCGCTGGATGTCGAGCGAGACGTCGTCGACAACCTTGCGGTGCCGGAACCACTTCTGCAGTCCCTGGGCCACCAGGCCTTCCAT
This DNA window, taken from Candidatus Methylomirabilota bacterium, encodes the following:
- the lptB gene encoding LPS export ABC transporter ATP-binding protein: MEGLVAQGLQKWFRHRKVVDDVSLDIQRGEVVGLLGPNGAGKTTSFYMMVGLLPTEGGRIFLEGSEITGLPMYRRCRLGIGYLPQESSVFRKLTVEENLLAILETLDLSAAERRARARVLLGELDLTALARYPAYTLSGGERRRLEITRALVTSPRYLLLDEPFTGIDPIAIGDIQEIVARLRERGIGILITDHNVRETLAITDRAYILYGGKIIVSGTASEIASNPIAREIYLGEKFAL